In Actinoplanes octamycinicus, the genomic window GCCCGTTGGAGAGGATCAGGTCGTTGTCGAGGGTGGTCAGCCCGCCGTTCTCGAACCGGACGAGCACCTCGGTCCCGGACCGCTGCCCGGGGTCGAGGCTGCCGACCAGGAACCGCCCGGCCGGGTCGACCGCGCCGTCGTTGAGCCGGCTGGTGCTGCCCGGCGCGAGCACCCGCGCCAGCTCGGTCCGCGTCCCGTCGACCGCGACCCGGGTGAGCACCTCCCGCTCGGCGACCAGCAGCTCCCCGCTCTCGGCGACCGCGACCGCCCCCACCTCGGCGCCGAACCGCCACTCACCGGTGGCGGCGATCCGCCCGTCCCGCAAAGCTCCTTGGTGGACGACGCCGCCGTCGATGTCCACCCAGAGCAGCCGCTGCCGGGCGCCGTCCCACACCGGCCCCTCGCCGAGGGCGCAGATCTCCACCCCGGCGGGGCGAGCGGTGAAAGCGGTCGTCATCACTCTCCTACCGTAGTTCCGAAGCCGGGGTTAGCCTTCGGTCATGCGGCCGCGGCGGAGTGCGCAGTGGTATGCCGGGGAGGACCGGAACAGCTACATCCACCGGGCCTGGATGCGTCGTGGGCTGCCGGGGGACGCGTTCGCCGGCCGGCCGCACGTGGCGATCGCCAACACCGCCTCGGACCTGACGCCCTGCAACGCGCACCTCGATGAGGTGGCGCGCAGCGTGTCCGCCGGGATCTACCAGGCCGGCGGGATCCCGCTGAACCTGCCGGTGGTGTCGCTGGGGGAGACGCAGGTGCGGCCGACCGCGATGCTGTGGCGCAACATGGCCGCGATGGCCATCGAGGAGATGCTGCGGGCCAACCCGATCGACGGGGTGGTGCTGCTCGGCGGCTGCGACAAGACCATTCCGGCGCTGCTGATGGGCGCCGCCTCGGTCGACCTGCCCGCCGTCGTGGTGCCGGGCGGCCCGATGCTCACCGGAACCTTCCGCGGGGTGCCGCTCGGCTGCGGCACCGACGTGTGGAAGCTGTCCGAGGAGGTGCGCGCCGGGACGCTGCCGGCCGCCGAGTTCCAGCGCTCCGAGTCGTCGATGATCCGCAGCCGGGGCCACTGCAACACGATGGGCACCGCCTCGACCATGGGGCTGCTCGCCGAGGTGCTCGGGATGACCCTGCCGGGCG contains:
- a CDS encoding SMP-30/gluconolactonase/LRE family protein, encoding MTTAFTARPAGVEICALGEGPVWDGARQRLLWVDIDGGVVHQGALRDGRIAATGEWRFGAEVGAVAVAESGELLVAEREVLTRVAVDGTRTELARVLAPGSTSRLNDGAVDPAGRFLVGSLDPGQRSGTEVLVRFENGGLTTLDNDLILSNGLAWSPAGDRFYSIDTIPGVVHVRDYDPVTGAAGERRAAFRVGGGLPDGMCADADGNLWIAVWDGGRVECRTPSGVLVATVTVDAPQPTSVAFAGPDLDLLVITTARTEGFPGSGRLFTARVGVTGLPTAYWDPAR